The Camelina sativa cultivar DH55 chromosome 14, Cs, whole genome shotgun sequence genome includes a window with the following:
- the LOC104740853 gene encoding uncharacterized protein LOC104740853 — protein sequence MASSAASLSLSLLSFTLKPPSPSATQRQFALFRNDCCFAPLTLKSRRGHGIIVKVDDVDGDGGGQDEYDMDDEEVEEVDNKKDYDVEYDPLAAAIAASGGGGDGDIAFVQSKSFISTQGWDSDMVVDYRINEEEFHKISLMDCDFFIRKPPDPDNDVYDFREMYATPPDTDIYSIPRVLAPMPQKYIRCAMSDYGCYNVTEPPIDAPRDPLYKSEREISKVFLTKHYRNRRTNDQEFVLDLEEIYVIDSKTKSITRARVLVTVPGGRKRDRKDDLLVIRDNGTSFKIIHAGERDDPTTVIEREEWTKTREDMEKHLRKLRDFSVSNWF from the exons ATGGCGTCTTCGGCCGCTTCTCTTTCCTTATCTCTACTCTCATTCACCTTAAAACCACCGTCTCCCTCCGCCACGCAGCGGCAATTCGCGTTATTCAGAAACGACTGTTGTTTCGCGCCTTTGACACTCAAATCCCGCCGCGGACATG GTATCATCGTTAAAGTAGACGACGTCGACGGCGATGGAGGTGGACAGGACGAGTACGACATGGATGACGAGGAAGTGGAGGAAGTTGACAACAAGAAGGACTATGACGTAGAGTACGACCCCTTGGCCGCCGCGATAGCTGCTTCAGGCGGTGGTGGTGACGGAGATATCGCTTTTGTGCAGAGCAAGAGCTTTATATCGACGCAAGGATGGGACTCGGATATGGTGGTTGATTACAGGATTAACGAAGAGGAGTTTCATAAAATCAGCTTGATGGATTGTGATTTCTTTATCAGAAAACCGCCTGATCCAGATAACGATGTTTATGATTTCAGGGAG ATGTATGCTACTCCTCCGGATACAGATATTTACTCAATTCCGAGAGTTCTTGCTCCAATGCCTCAAAAG TATATTCGATGTGCAATGAGTGACTATGGATGTTACAATGTCACGGAACCACCTATTGATGCTCCCCGAGATCCACTGTACAAATCTGAGAGGGAGATATCCAAG GTTTTCTTGACAAAGCATTACCGGAACAGAAGGACAAACGACCAAGAATTTGTTCTAGATCTTGAAGAGATCTATGTTATTGATTCCAAGACAAAGTCAATCACCAGAGCCAGAGTTCTG GTGACAGTTCCGGGAGGAAGAAAAAGGGATAGAAAGGATGACTTGCTCGTGATACGCGATAACGGAACCTCCTTTAAAATCATACATGCG GGGGAAAGAGATGATCCGACAACGGTAATAGAAAGGGAAGAGTGGACCAAGACCCGAGAAGACATGGAGAAACATCTCAGGAAGCTACGAGACTTCAGTGTCTCGAATTGGTTCTAA
- the LOC104740852 gene encoding receptor like protein kinase S.2 (The sequence of the model RefSeq protein was modified relative to this genomic sequence to represent the inferred CDS: added 38 bases not found in genome assembly), with the protein MAENGVVPGGGGGRNVMVGVKFDESSNELLDWALVKVAEPGDTVIALHILGNEIVDRADNSSLISIVKNFDSFLEVYEGFCTLKQVELKLKLSRGSSSRKILVREAKLCSASKVVVGISKRYHTIHSSVSVAKYLARKVSKNCCVLAVDKGKVMFQKYGSSSIIHQSQGKNDARRTTLSNFFQMPATLRKNTKVVNHPEEEEEESEEDHCNGQSLRRSLVSACLGNCSVRDMNSMPSGSASSDCDQDDNAHFHKAMALVPAKFPEDLNRFITMLVKELPEFRPGWPLLCRVAPSDVLASAPRSSSFRKIPVVQWVLKLPSRTNSVVGDTKQIGFDSSKSEDSKLLSSFNTESGAISPDDNDSTFVKCSLDCSSSRFPEDVDDLRARISTSCQFFKYKELVSVTSNFCADNFIGKGGNSRVFRGYLPNGREVAVKILKQTECVLKDFVAEIDIITTLHHKTVISLLGYCFENHNLLLVYNYLSRGSLEENLHGNKKDLVAFRWNERYKVAVGIAEALDYLHNSAPQPVIHRDVKSSNILLSDDFEPQLSDFGLAKWASLSTTQIICSDIAGTFGYLAPEYFMYGKMNNKIDVYAYGVVLLELLSGRKPVNSESPKAQESLVMWAKTILDNKEYSQLLDPSLQDDSKGDQMERLALAATLCIRHNPQSRPEMGMVLKLLNGDAEMLKWAKLQVNNPLEDSKVLKDEKLWRSNLQSHLNLAFLDMEDDSLSMGSIEQGISVEGYLKGRTSPSSSFN; encoded by the exons GCGTAACGTTATGGTAGGCGTGAAGTTCGATGAGTCGAGCAATGAGCTGCTTGATTGGGCTTTGGTCAAGGTCGCTGAACCGGGTGATACCGTAATCGCTCTTCATATTCTCGGCAATG agATCGTTGATCGAGCAGACAACTCTTCGCTTATCTCTATTGTTAAGAATTTTGACTCTTTTCTTGAAGTCTATGAAGGTTTCTGCACACTGAAACAG GTGGAGTTGAAGTTGAAATTGTCCCGGGGTTCTTCTTCTCGAAAGATTCTAGTTAGAGAAGCAAAATTGTGTTCTGCATCCAAAGTAGTGGTTGGAATCTCCAAACGTTATCATACAATTCATTCATCTGTCTCAGTGGCTAAGTACTTGGCCAGAAAAGTATCAAAAAATTGCTGTGTTCTGGCTGTTGACAAGGGGAAAGTGATGTTTCAGAAATATGGTTCCTCATCCATCATTCATCAATCTCAAG GAAAAAACGATGCTCGTAGGACCACTTTGTCTAATTTCTTTCAGATGCCCGCCACACTGAGAAAGAATACCAAAGTAGTAAACCATCccgaggaggaagaggaagagtcgGAGGAGGATCATTGTAATGGCCAGAGTCTACGGCGTTCTTTAGTGTCTGCATGCCTTGGGAATTGCTCGGTTCGTGATATGAATTCTATGCCTTCTGGATCCGCTAGTTCTGATTGTGATCAAGATGATAATGCGCATTTCCACAAGGCAATGGCGCTTGTGCCTGCTAAGTTTCCAGAAGATTTGAACCGATTCATTACTATGCTGGTAAAGGAACTTCCTGAATTTAGACCAGGTTGGCCTTTGCTTTGTCGTGTAGCCCCTTCAGATGTATTAGCTTCTGCTCCGCGAAGCTCTTCGTTCAGAAAGATACCAGTTGTCCAATGGGTGCTGAAGCTGCCTTCTAGGACCAATTCTGTTGTTGGAGACACTAAGCAGATTGGTTTTGATTCTTCAAAATCTGAAGATAGTAAGCTTTTGTCTAGCTTCAACACTGAAAGTGGAGCAATTTCTCCTGATGATAATGATTCTACGTTCGTGAAATGTTCTCTTGATTGTAGCTCAAGTAGATTCCCAGAGGATGTGGATGATCTTCGGGCGAGGATATCCACATCTTGCCAGTTTTTTAAGTACAAGGAACTTGTGTCAGTGACATCCAATTTCTGTGCTG ATAATTTCATCGGAAAAGGAGGCAACAGCCGGGTTTTTAGAGGTTACCTGCCAAATGGAAGAGAGGTTGCAGTGAAAATTCTCAAGCAAACCGAATGTGTGTTGAAGGATTTTGTGGCAGAGATTGACATCATCACAACCTTACACCATAAAACCGTTATTTCACTCTTAGGCTATTGCTTTGAAAACCATAACCTATTACTAGTATACAATTATCTCTCGAGAGGGAGCCTTGAAGAGAATCTTCACG GCAACAAGAAGGACCTGGTTGCATTTCGTTGGAATGAGAGATATAAGGTGGCTGTGGGAATAGCTGAGGCGTTGGACTATCTGCATAACAGTGCTCCACAACCTGTCATTCACAGAGATGTTAAGtcatcaaatatattattgtctGATGATTTTGAGCCACAG CTTTCTGATTTTGGGCTTGCAAAGTGGGCGTCGCTATCTACAACTCAGATAATCTGCTCCGATATTGCAGGAACCTTTGg CTATTTAGCTCCAGAGTACTTTATGTATGGCAAGATGAACAATAAGATAGATGTCTATGCATACGGTGTTGTACTCCTCGAGCTTCTTTCTGGACGAAAACCAGTTAATAGTGAATCTCCAAAGGCTCAAGAGAGTCTTGTTATGTGG GCGAAGACGATTCTGGATAACAAAGAATATTCTCAACTATTGGACCCAAGTTTGCAAGATGACAGCAAAGGCGACCAGATGGAGAGGTTGGCATTAGCAGCCACTCTTTGTATAAGACATAACCCTCAATCTAGGCCTGAAATGGGAATG GTACTAAAGCTTCTTAACGGTGACGCGGAGATGCTAAAATGGGCAAAGCTACAAGTTAACAACCCTTTAGAGGATTCAAAGGTACTCAAGGACGAGAAATTGTGGAGGTCTAATCTGCAGTCACATCTCAACCTAGCATTCCTCGACATGGAAGATGACTCTCTCTCCATGGGAAGCATCGAGCAAGGCATCTCCGTGGAAGGTTATCTTAAAGGCAGAACAAGTCCTTCATCGAGCTTCAACTGA
- the LOC104740854 gene encoding uncharacterized protein LOC104740854 isoform X2: MSEVKETGGVSIGGESLRASPKVLTAGDRKLLKVELRPGDTTYVSWKKLMRDASKVNGSSASVPDPPPNANPNLESRIAPPVSLMLHEMPAEIETNDQPHSNRFNAVIEKIERLYKGNDSSDGEELDGAPDDDEYDTEDSFIDDAELDEYFEVDNSAVKHDGFYVNRGKLERIEPSTTSNQQPKKRRRKDPAKPFGDAVGVSDKHTKLSLTARGKDQSTASGSSLKRKYNVARKTQEPPFPFGAQDANISLSLDDVKHSDRANHQNKKDTCPKSKETGSSSALHQKYSNKGLHQQSKSLPGKSLPNVSAEATIVRQKENNGMHELANAKSRQSSQASKRDGSNVKSKISILEKAIRELEKVVAECEF, from the exons ATGTCGGAAGTGAAGGAGACGGGTGGGGTTTCTATTGGCGGCGAATCGTTGAGAGCGTCGCCGAAGGTTCTGACGGCTGGTGATCGGAAATTACTTAAGGTGGAGCTACGGCCAGGGGATACAACGTATGTTTCGTGGAAGAAGCTTATGAGGGATGCTAGTAAGGTCAATGGTTCATCGGCTTCGGTTCCCGATCCGCCTCCTAATGCTAACCCTAACCTCGAGTCTCGAATTGCACCGCCAGTGAGTTTGATGTTGCACGAGATG CCAGCAGAAATTGAAACGAACGATCAACCTCATTCTAACCGTTTCAACGCTGTTATTGAGAAGATAGAGAGGCTCTATAAG GGTAATGATAGCAGTGATGGGGAAGAGTTAGACGGTGCTCCTGACGACGATGAGTATGACACTGAAGATTCATTTATCGATGATGCCGAACTG GATGAGTATTTTGAAGTTGATAATTCAGCAGTTAAACATGATGGATTTTATGTCAATAGAGGAAAGTTAGAGCGGAT AGAACCTTCGACAACATCTAACCAGCAACCCAAAAAGAGGCGACGCAAAGATCCAGCAAAACCATTTGGTGATGCCGTTGGCGTCTCTGATAAACACACCAAGTTGTCCTTAACAGCTAGGGGAAAG GATCAGTCAACGGCGTCCGGGTCCTCTTTGAAGAGAAAGTATAATGTCGCAAGGAAAACACAGGAGCCACCTTTTCCTTTTGGAGCGCAAGATGCGAATATTTCATTATCTCTGGATGATGTGAAGCATTCTGATAGAGCAAATCATCAGAATAAGAAGGACACATGTCCCAAGTCAAAGGAAACTGGATCCTCTAGTGCCCTTCATCAAAAATACAGCAACAAAGGCTTACATCAACAATCTAAGTCCCTGCCAGGAAAATCTCTGCCCAATGTTTCTGCAGAGGCAACAATAGTCCGCCAGAAAGAAAACAATGGTATGCATGAGCTGGCAAATGCAAAAAGCAGACAATCTAGTCAAGCGTCT AAAAGAGATGGTTCTAATGTGAAGTCTAAAATCTCCATCCTCGAGAAAGCCATAAGGGAATTGGAGAAGGTGGTTGCCGAATGtgagttttaa
- the LOC104740854 gene encoding uncharacterized protein LOC104740854 isoform X4, protein MSEVKETGGVSIGGESLRASPKVLTAGDRKLLKVELRPGDTTYVSWKKLMRDASKVNGSSASVPDPPPNANPNLESRIAPPGQPAEIETNDQPHSNRFNAVIEKIERLYKGNDSSDGEELDGAPDDDEYDTEDSFIDDAELDEYFEVDNSAVKHDGFYVNRGKLERIEPSTTSNQQPKKRRRKDPAKPFGDAVGVSDKHTKLSLTARGKDQSTASGSSLKRKYNVARKTQEPPFPFGAQDANISLSLDDVKHSDRANHQNKKDTCPKSKETGSSSALHQKYSNKGLHQQSKSLPGKSLPNVSAEATIVRQKENNGMHELANAKSRQSSQASKRDGSNVKSKISILEKAIRELEKVVAECEF, encoded by the exons ATGTCGGAAGTGAAGGAGACGGGTGGGGTTTCTATTGGCGGCGAATCGTTGAGAGCGTCGCCGAAGGTTCTGACGGCTGGTGATCGGAAATTACTTAAGGTGGAGCTACGGCCAGGGGATACAACGTATGTTTCGTGGAAGAAGCTTATGAGGGATGCTAGTAAGGTCAATGGTTCATCGGCTTCGGTTCCCGATCCGCCTCCTAATGCTAACCCTAACCTCGAGTCTCGAATTGCACCGCCA GGGCAGCCAGCAGAAATTGAAACGAACGATCAACCTCATTCTAACCGTTTCAACGCTGTTATTGAGAAGATAGAGAGGCTCTATAAG GGTAATGATAGCAGTGATGGGGAAGAGTTAGACGGTGCTCCTGACGACGATGAGTATGACACTGAAGATTCATTTATCGATGATGCCGAACTG GATGAGTATTTTGAAGTTGATAATTCAGCAGTTAAACATGATGGATTTTATGTCAATAGAGGAAAGTTAGAGCGGAT AGAACCTTCGACAACATCTAACCAGCAACCCAAAAAGAGGCGACGCAAAGATCCAGCAAAACCATTTGGTGATGCCGTTGGCGTCTCTGATAAACACACCAAGTTGTCCTTAACAGCTAGGGGAAAG GATCAGTCAACGGCGTCCGGGTCCTCTTTGAAGAGAAAGTATAATGTCGCAAGGAAAACACAGGAGCCACCTTTTCCTTTTGGAGCGCAAGATGCGAATATTTCATTATCTCTGGATGATGTGAAGCATTCTGATAGAGCAAATCATCAGAATAAGAAGGACACATGTCCCAAGTCAAAGGAAACTGGATCCTCTAGTGCCCTTCATCAAAAATACAGCAACAAAGGCTTACATCAACAATCTAAGTCCCTGCCAGGAAAATCTCTGCCCAATGTTTCTGCAGAGGCAACAATAGTCCGCCAGAAAGAAAACAATGGTATGCATGAGCTGGCAAATGCAAAAAGCAGACAATCTAGTCAAGCGTCT AAAAGAGATGGTTCTAATGTGAAGTCTAAAATCTCCATCCTCGAGAAAGCCATAAGGGAATTGGAGAAGGTGGTTGCCGAATGtgagttttaa
- the LOC104740854 gene encoding uncharacterized protein LOC104740854 isoform X3 translates to MSEVKETGGVSIGGESLRASPKVLTAGDRKLLKVELRPGDTTYVSWKKLMRDASKVNGSSASVPDPPPNANPNLESRIAPPVSLMLHEMGQPAEIETNDQPHSNRFNAVIEKIERLYKGNDSSDGEELDGAPDDDEYDTEDSFIDDAELDEYFEVDNSAVKHDGFYVNRGKLERIEPSTTSNQQPKKRRRKDPAKPFGDAVGVSDKHTKLSLTARGKSTASGSSLKRKYNVARKTQEPPFPFGAQDANISLSLDDVKHSDRANHQNKKDTCPKSKETGSSSALHQKYSNKGLHQQSKSLPGKSLPNVSAEATIVRQKENNGMHELANAKSRQSSQASKRDGSNVKSKISILEKAIRELEKVVAECEF, encoded by the exons ATGTCGGAAGTGAAGGAGACGGGTGGGGTTTCTATTGGCGGCGAATCGTTGAGAGCGTCGCCGAAGGTTCTGACGGCTGGTGATCGGAAATTACTTAAGGTGGAGCTACGGCCAGGGGATACAACGTATGTTTCGTGGAAGAAGCTTATGAGGGATGCTAGTAAGGTCAATGGTTCATCGGCTTCGGTTCCCGATCCGCCTCCTAATGCTAACCCTAACCTCGAGTCTCGAATTGCACCGCCAGTGAGTTTGATGTTGCACGAGATG GGGCAGCCAGCAGAAATTGAAACGAACGATCAACCTCATTCTAACCGTTTCAACGCTGTTATTGAGAAGATAGAGAGGCTCTATAAG GGTAATGATAGCAGTGATGGGGAAGAGTTAGACGGTGCTCCTGACGACGATGAGTATGACACTGAAGATTCATTTATCGATGATGCCGAACTG GATGAGTATTTTGAAGTTGATAATTCAGCAGTTAAACATGATGGATTTTATGTCAATAGAGGAAAGTTAGAGCGGAT AGAACCTTCGACAACATCTAACCAGCAACCCAAAAAGAGGCGACGCAAAGATCCAGCAAAACCATTTGGTGATGCCGTTGGCGTCTCTGATAAACACACCAAGTTGTCCTTAACAGCTAGGGGAAAG TCAACGGCGTCCGGGTCCTCTTTGAAGAGAAAGTATAATGTCGCAAGGAAAACACAGGAGCCACCTTTTCCTTTTGGAGCGCAAGATGCGAATATTTCATTATCTCTGGATGATGTGAAGCATTCTGATAGAGCAAATCATCAGAATAAGAAGGACACATGTCCCAAGTCAAAGGAAACTGGATCCTCTAGTGCCCTTCATCAAAAATACAGCAACAAAGGCTTACATCAACAATCTAAGTCCCTGCCAGGAAAATCTCTGCCCAATGTTTCTGCAGAGGCAACAATAGTCCGCCAGAAAGAAAACAATGGTATGCATGAGCTGGCAAATGCAAAAAGCAGACAATCTAGTCAAGCGTCT AAAAGAGATGGTTCTAATGTGAAGTCTAAAATCTCCATCCTCGAGAAAGCCATAAGGGAATTGGAGAAGGTGGTTGCCGAATGtgagttttaa
- the LOC104740854 gene encoding uncharacterized protein LOC104740854 isoform X5, giving the protein MSEVKETGGVSIGGESLRASPKVLTAGDRKLLKVELRPGDTTYVSWKKLMRDASKVNGSSASVPDPPPNANPNLESRIAPPPAEIETNDQPHSNRFNAVIEKIERLYKGNDSSDGEELDGAPDDDEYDTEDSFIDDAELDEYFEVDNSAVKHDGFYVNRGKLERIEPSTTSNQQPKKRRRKDPAKPFGDAVGVSDKHTKLSLTARGKDQSTASGSSLKRKYNVARKTQEPPFPFGAQDANISLSLDDVKHSDRANHQNKKDTCPKSKETGSSSALHQKYSNKGLHQQSKSLPGKSLPNVSAEATIVRQKENNGMHELANAKSRQSSQASKRDGSNVKSKISILEKAIRELEKVVAECEF; this is encoded by the exons ATGTCGGAAGTGAAGGAGACGGGTGGGGTTTCTATTGGCGGCGAATCGTTGAGAGCGTCGCCGAAGGTTCTGACGGCTGGTGATCGGAAATTACTTAAGGTGGAGCTACGGCCAGGGGATACAACGTATGTTTCGTGGAAGAAGCTTATGAGGGATGCTAGTAAGGTCAATGGTTCATCGGCTTCGGTTCCCGATCCGCCTCCTAATGCTAACCCTAACCTCGAGTCTCGAATTGCACCGCCA CCAGCAGAAATTGAAACGAACGATCAACCTCATTCTAACCGTTTCAACGCTGTTATTGAGAAGATAGAGAGGCTCTATAAG GGTAATGATAGCAGTGATGGGGAAGAGTTAGACGGTGCTCCTGACGACGATGAGTATGACACTGAAGATTCATTTATCGATGATGCCGAACTG GATGAGTATTTTGAAGTTGATAATTCAGCAGTTAAACATGATGGATTTTATGTCAATAGAGGAAAGTTAGAGCGGAT AGAACCTTCGACAACATCTAACCAGCAACCCAAAAAGAGGCGACGCAAAGATCCAGCAAAACCATTTGGTGATGCCGTTGGCGTCTCTGATAAACACACCAAGTTGTCCTTAACAGCTAGGGGAAAG GATCAGTCAACGGCGTCCGGGTCCTCTTTGAAGAGAAAGTATAATGTCGCAAGGAAAACACAGGAGCCACCTTTTCCTTTTGGAGCGCAAGATGCGAATATTTCATTATCTCTGGATGATGTGAAGCATTCTGATAGAGCAAATCATCAGAATAAGAAGGACACATGTCCCAAGTCAAAGGAAACTGGATCCTCTAGTGCCCTTCATCAAAAATACAGCAACAAAGGCTTACATCAACAATCTAAGTCCCTGCCAGGAAAATCTCTGCCCAATGTTTCTGCAGAGGCAACAATAGTCCGCCAGAAAGAAAACAATGGTATGCATGAGCTGGCAAATGCAAAAAGCAGACAATCTAGTCAAGCGTCT AAAAGAGATGGTTCTAATGTGAAGTCTAAAATCTCCATCCTCGAGAAAGCCATAAGGGAATTGGAGAAGGTGGTTGCCGAATGtgagttttaa
- the LOC104740854 gene encoding uncharacterized protein LOC104740854 isoform X1, translated as MSEVKETGGVSIGGESLRASPKVLTAGDRKLLKVELRPGDTTYVSWKKLMRDASKVNGSSASVPDPPPNANPNLESRIAPPVSLMLHEMGQPAEIETNDQPHSNRFNAVIEKIERLYKGNDSSDGEELDGAPDDDEYDTEDSFIDDAELDEYFEVDNSAVKHDGFYVNRGKLERIEPSTTSNQQPKKRRRKDPAKPFGDAVGVSDKHTKLSLTARGKDQSTASGSSLKRKYNVARKTQEPPFPFGAQDANISLSLDDVKHSDRANHQNKKDTCPKSKETGSSSALHQKYSNKGLHQQSKSLPGKSLPNVSAEATIVRQKENNGMHELANAKSRQSSQASKRDGSNVKSKISILEKAIRELEKVVAECEF; from the exons ATGTCGGAAGTGAAGGAGACGGGTGGGGTTTCTATTGGCGGCGAATCGTTGAGAGCGTCGCCGAAGGTTCTGACGGCTGGTGATCGGAAATTACTTAAGGTGGAGCTACGGCCAGGGGATACAACGTATGTTTCGTGGAAGAAGCTTATGAGGGATGCTAGTAAGGTCAATGGTTCATCGGCTTCGGTTCCCGATCCGCCTCCTAATGCTAACCCTAACCTCGAGTCTCGAATTGCACCGCCAGTGAGTTTGATGTTGCACGAGATG GGGCAGCCAGCAGAAATTGAAACGAACGATCAACCTCATTCTAACCGTTTCAACGCTGTTATTGAGAAGATAGAGAGGCTCTATAAG GGTAATGATAGCAGTGATGGGGAAGAGTTAGACGGTGCTCCTGACGACGATGAGTATGACACTGAAGATTCATTTATCGATGATGCCGAACTG GATGAGTATTTTGAAGTTGATAATTCAGCAGTTAAACATGATGGATTTTATGTCAATAGAGGAAAGTTAGAGCGGAT AGAACCTTCGACAACATCTAACCAGCAACCCAAAAAGAGGCGACGCAAAGATCCAGCAAAACCATTTGGTGATGCCGTTGGCGTCTCTGATAAACACACCAAGTTGTCCTTAACAGCTAGGGGAAAG GATCAGTCAACGGCGTCCGGGTCCTCTTTGAAGAGAAAGTATAATGTCGCAAGGAAAACACAGGAGCCACCTTTTCCTTTTGGAGCGCAAGATGCGAATATTTCATTATCTCTGGATGATGTGAAGCATTCTGATAGAGCAAATCATCAGAATAAGAAGGACACATGTCCCAAGTCAAAGGAAACTGGATCCTCTAGTGCCCTTCATCAAAAATACAGCAACAAAGGCTTACATCAACAATCTAAGTCCCTGCCAGGAAAATCTCTGCCCAATGTTTCTGCAGAGGCAACAATAGTCCGCCAGAAAGAAAACAATGGTATGCATGAGCTGGCAAATGCAAAAAGCAGACAATCTAGTCAAGCGTCT AAAAGAGATGGTTCTAATGTGAAGTCTAAAATCTCCATCCTCGAGAAAGCCATAAGGGAATTGGAGAAGGTGGTTGCCGAATGtgagttttaa